Genomic segment of Paenibacillus polymyxa:
GGGAACGGATGCGGTTCTCAGTTTTATGCTCACGCTGGTGTTCACGCAGGCCATACCGTTGTTTACGTACCGCAAGAAGACAAGCCAGCTCAAGAATGAGGAAATTTTATGTCTTATTATTTTATTAGCCTCTGTGATGACGGGAGCAGTAGGCTGGACTGTTCATTCATTGTCTGTCGATCATGTACTATCGCGATATTTGGTCTTGGTGTTTGCTCTGGTGGGAGGTGCCTCGCTGGGCGCATCGGTCGGTGTAATTACCGGTTTAATTTTAAGCTTGGCCAATATGTCTGCAATTGTGCAGATGAGTTTACTCGCTTTTGCAGGTTTGCTGGCAGGGATGCTGCGTGAAGGGAAAAAGGGTGCTGTTGCGCTTGGGATGCTGCTAGGCTCCTCAATTCTGACGATCTATTTGGACGGAACCGGAGACGTGCTGACGTCAACTTGGGAGAGTTGTGCGGCGATTCTATTATTCTTAATGACCCCAAAAAGTTTCTTTAAAGCGGTTTCTACCTATGTTCCCGGTACGCAGGACCACGCCAAATCTCAGCATGAATATGCCAAAAGGGTCCGCGATCTCACCGCAGAGCGGGTAACGAAGTTTTCCCGTGTATTCAGTCAGCTATCCCGCAGCTTTCACCAGATATCTGCGAGTGAGAGCACGAAGTCGGACGGAGAAATCGAACACTTTATGAATGCGGTGGCAGAAGGGACATGTGCCTCCTGCTTCAAGTGTGAGCAGTGCTGGGACGGCAAGTTTATGCAAACCCATCAGTATATGACGGAAATGATGAGCGCCATTGAGGATAACCCCGATTTGGAGCCGGAGCAGATCCCCCCGCAATGGAGCAAGGCATGTGCTAAAACGGGCGCTGTCCTGCAAGTGATGAAGCAGCAGTATAGCCTCTACCAACATAATATGCAGTGGAAGCGCCAAGTATACGATAGTCGTCAGCTTGTTGCTGACCAGCTATCGGGTGTATCACAAATTATGGAGGATTTAGCGCGAGAAATTCAGCGGGAAGGACAGACCATGCATCGGCAGGAGGAGCAAATACGAGAGGCTCTTGATAGACTGGGCTTGTCCATCCAATCTATTGAGATTATTAATCTGGATGCAGGTCAGGTAGAAATTGAGATTGTCCATGCCTATACAAGGGGATTTGATGAATGTCGGAAAATCATTGCTCCACTTCTGTCGGACATTCTGGACGAGCATATAGCTGTGATGCGCGAAACGGAGGCAGATCGCCGCCAAGGCTTGGCTACAGTCATGTTCGGCTCTGCTAAAACGTATGAGATTGCTACAGGGGTAGCTAGTGCCGCCAAAGGAGGCGATTTTTTCTCAGGAGACAGCTACAGCATGATGGAGCTAGGGAACGGGACTTTTGCAGTCTCATTAAGTGATGGTATGGGGAACGGAGAGCGCGCGCAGCAAGAAAGCAGTGCAGCACTTAACATTTTGGAGGAATTACTGCAATCGGGTATGGACGAAAAGTTGGCGATCAAGTCGGTTAACTCTGTCCTGATGCTGCGATCACCTGAGGAAATGTACGCTACGGTCGATATGGCGCTGATTGATCAGTACACGGCCCAGACAACTTTTATGAAGATTGGGTCTACGCCGAGCTTTATTAAAAGAGGGGAGGAGGTCATCCCTGTATCTGCCAGCAACTTGCCGATTGGCATTATACAGGATATTGAAATTGATTTGGTATCACTGCAGCTCCAGCCGGGCGATATTCTCATTATGATTACAGACGGTATATACGACTCACCCGGTTACGCGGTTAATAAGGAAATATGGATGAAACGCATGATTCAGGAAATTGAAAGCGAAGATCCTCAGCAGTTGGCCGACTGTTTGCTAGAACGGGTTATTCGATACCAACAAAATCAAATCTATGATGATATGACTGTAGTTGT
This window contains:
- the spoIIE gene encoding stage II sporulation protein E gives rise to the protein MMEKWNVVHFPGLKSRKSKSKERTEGWSSRLKKRLDSHKVVQWVTAQRWMLLLSAMGVLLGRATILDELSPFALAYFAVITFLRRDLMLPVAVSVVLGSLLAPYPSLFMIGGELLVFYLLYRGLRTFDRLELSYAPLMVFLSVFMVNLFNAVMAPTFTWYELIIVGTDAVLSFMLTLVFTQAIPLFTYRKKTSQLKNEEILCLIILLASVMTGAVGWTVHSLSVDHVLSRYLVLVFALVGGASLGASVGVITGLILSLANMSAIVQMSLLAFAGLLAGMLREGKKGAVALGMLLGSSILTIYLDGTGDVLTSTWESCAAILLFLMTPKSFFKAVSTYVPGTQDHAKSQHEYAKRVRDLTAERVTKFSRVFSQLSRSFHQISASESTKSDGEIEHFMNAVAEGTCASCFKCEQCWDGKFMQTHQYMTEMMSAIEDNPDLEPEQIPPQWSKACAKTGAVLQVMKQQYSLYQHNMQWKRQVYDSRQLVADQLSGVSQIMEDLAREIQREGQTMHRQEEQIREALDRLGLSIQSIEIINLDAGQVEIEIVHAYTRGFDECRKIIAPLLSDILDEHIAVMRETEADRRQGLATVMFGSAKTYEIATGVASAAKGGDFFSGDSYSMMELGNGTFAVSLSDGMGNGERAQQESSAALNILEELLQSGMDEKLAIKSVNSVLMLRSPEEMYATVDMALIDQYTAQTTFMKIGSTPSFIKRGEEVIPVSASNLPIGIIQDIEIDLVSLQLQPGDILIMITDGIYDSPGYAVNKEIWMKRMIQEIESEDPQQLADCLLERVIRYQQNQIYDDMTVVVSKIDHFRPEWATLHVPGMRWLERPRTVS